The Neodiprion lecontei isolate iyNeoLeco1 chromosome 2, iyNeoLeco1.1, whole genome shotgun sequence genome segment AAGAAGTGATTGAGCTAGTGAGTTCGACGAACCAGAAATTAGAAGATTGTGCTGTAGAGTGGCAAGCAAAAATATCTCAAGCACAGTGGAGGATATTAGACACAAAGCCAGGCGATAATAAGCCTTGGGAAAAGTCGGTCTTAGCACGAACTTATTTCACTGATAAAACTTTAGACGATGCATTTCAAGGGGTTCTGAAGTATAACAACACGTTTACTGATCacttacaaaattttgtaggTAAGTGAAGAAGGACCGAGAGTTTCCAAATGGCTCGCTAATGGgcattttatatatttttgcaGCTTTGGTTCGCGGGGAACAGCCAACTCTAATCATTAAGCAAACCTGTAACGCTCAAAATCAGTGTTCGGACTCTAGTTTGGAGaatgaggtgaaaaatttacctTCGGACTACTCGGTCTTAGACGAAAACCCTGCTGTTGTCCGGAGGGGTAGAAGAAGTCTCAGCAGCATTCTGAACAAAGCTCAGGAGTCGTTTACAGATTTAATCAAGACCAAGATAGAGTTCGATACTAAGTTTCTGGGTTTCGAAGCTACACTGAATGGGAATGTCTGCGCTACATCTGATCCTTCACTCTCGTTATGCCAGATTTGTTCTAGAATTTTAAAATGTGGAATAGTAAGTTGATTCATAATTCACTTGTAAAATTTCTCATCGGTCTTGAGTTTTAGTTGTCATCAAAGACTGAACTATTCATATAACACACAGCCGGGTACCACAGCATGCAAGACTACAAAAAACCACAAGAATATAGAGCTGCATAAAAAGAGAACTAGATGTAGCAACAGAATCAAGCACAAGAGATTGAAACCAACAAAATGCGTACTCAGAACAAAGTGCACAAAAGTGACCGAGAAAACAATCAGAGAATCTTCACCGGTCAATACTTGTTTTAAGTGATTAGTCTGGTGTAACAAACGTCAGGATGTAAGACACGTACTCCATTATGTAAATTCAAGTGTACTGTCAAACTTAGCCTGTCAGATTTGATCCTTTCGTAAATTTGTTGGTAt includes the following:
- the LOC107219526 gene encoding uncharacterized protein LOC107219526 is translated as MSTRELGVAGDGPCIVNQEGDHGPIHRQLKEVIELVSSTNQKLEDCAVEWQAKISQAQWRILDTKPGDNKPWEKSVLARTYFTDKTLDDAFQGVLKYNNTFTDHLQNFVALVRGEQPTLIIKQTCNAQNQCSDSSLENEVKNLPSDYSVLDENPAVVRRGRRSLSSILNKAQESFTDLIKTKIEFDTKFLGFEATLNGNVCATSDPSLSLCQICSRILKCGIPGTTACKTTKNHKNIELHKKRTRCSNRIKHKRLKPTKCVLRTKCTKVTEKTIRESSPVNTCFK